The DNA region GTGCGGCTCAGGACTTGAAGTACCAGGTCTCCGTGTGAGCGATGTGGGGGTTGTCGCTCACCGCGCTGTTCCAGAGGCGTTCGGGGATATTGCCCATGTTGGTCTTGATCACCCGCACGCCCTGCGAGGCGGGTGAGTTCGATACCACCGGGATCATCCACAGCTCGTCGAGCACGATCTTCCACACGTCCTTCGCCATCTTCACCCGCTCCGCGTCCTTCACGCTGAGCGACTTCCGGTACTTGTCCATCAGCTCGCGCATGCGCGGCGGCGGCGTCTTGCCCTTGGCGCCGGCGGAGGAGTACCAGTCGCCGTAGAGCGGGCCCAGCGGTATCCCGCGCTCCGAGGCGAAGATCCACGGGGTGTGGCCGTAGATGTTGTCCGCGCCCCACTGGGTCTCGAAGTAGATCTGATGCTCGTTACTGGTCATCCGGGCCGTCGCTGCCCCGCGCTCCATCTCCTGCACCTCGCCACGGATGCCGATCTTCTTCCAGTGCTCCGCCACCATCTCGGCGATCTGGCTGAAGGGGAGGAAGCCCACGTAGGTAGTGAGGGCGAGACGCAGCCGGCCCCCGCCGTCCAGGCGCAGGCGATAGCCCTCCGAATCCTTCTTGGTCAGTCCCAGCTTGTCCAGCATCTCATTGGCCTTCTTGACGTCGAGCGTGGCGTGGAGCGTCTTGTACTCCGGGCCCGGGAAGTAGAGGGTCCGCTCGCCGGGTGCGCCCGAGCCCGTCTGGCCCAGGCTCAGGACGAAGGTCTCGTTGATCTGGGCACGGTCGATGGCCTGGGACAGCGCGATGCGGAACTCGCGCGTGCTCAGCCACTTCGCGACCTCCGCGTCCTTCTCGTAGGACTGATTGCAAAACAGGCCCACGTCGGCGCCCTGATCGGACGGATCGAGGTACACGCGGTAGCCGCCCTTCTGCTGGTTCTCGAGCAGCACCGGCAGCTTGCTGATGTCGATGTGGCGCGCCTGCGAGTCGTACTCGCCCGCGATGGCGCGCAGGTTGATGACCTCGAGATTCTCGCCCAGGGTCATGCGGATGCGGTCGATGTAGGGGAGCTGATTGCCGTCGGTGTCCACCCAGACGCTGTAAGGATTACGCTCGAACACCCAGCTCGGGCTGGTGATGGGCGACGTCGTCTTCCACGGCGTCACCACCGGAAGGTCGGCGTTCCGGCAAGCGTCGTTGCGGTTCTTGAACAGCGTGACCCAGCTGTCCACACCCTGCTCGGCCGCCTTCTTGCTGAGCTCGTCCTGGGACGAGTACTTCGGGAGGAACTGTTTCATGTAGTGCGCGGGGGCGAAGCCGCCCAGCGCAGAGCGGCCGAACCGCGCGTGATGCCCGATGCCCCACACGGAGGCGAGGACGATGGGGAGCGCGTAGTACGGCTCGGGCGAAATAAATCGGATGGTGCTCGCGTCTGCTTTCTCCATCATGATCGGCTTGCCGCCCACCGTCATCACCGAGAGGGGAGTGGGAACAAGGTCCTTGTTCAGGTACACATCCTGGTACCAGAAGATGAAGTCGTCCGCGGTGAAGGGCTGACCGTCACTCCACCGCATGCCGCGGCGGAGGAGGAGCGTCGTGACCTTGCCGTCGGGGCTGACCTCCCATCCCCGGGCGATGTTGGGAACGAGCTTGGTGCCCGTGTAGTCGTAATAGAGGAGCTTGTCGTTCTGGGCAACCCGGTGCCCGTTGGAAGTGTCGAAGGGCCCGGTGAAGCCGCGGCGCCACGTGCCGCCGTACTTTCCGATCTCGCGCAGCGGC from Candidatus Methylomirabilota bacterium includes:
- a CDS encoding ABC transporter substrate-binding protein — its product is MSDHDEVDRASDHDSLGLSRRDLLKLGLLTAAASQGALAFAPPGATQTPMKLGANLIGKLEGAEVITDPARFPKTFKEAPQLAELVKAGKLPPVQQRIGEDPLVIKPLREIGKYGGTWRRGFTGPFDTSNGHRVAQNDKLLYYDYTGTKLVPNIARGWEVSPDGKVTTLLLRRGMRWSDGQPFTADDFIFWYQDVYLNKDLVPTPLSVMTVGGKPIMMEKADASTIRFISPEPYYALPIVLASVWGIGHHARFGRSALGGFAPAHYMKQFLPKYSSQDELSKKAAEQGVDSWVTLFKNRNDACRNADLPVVTPWKTTSPITSPSWVFERNPYSVWVDTDGNQLPYIDRIRMTLGENLEVINLRAIAGEYDSQARHIDISKLPVLLENQQKGGYRVYLDPSDQGADVGLFCNQSYEKDAEVAKWLSTREFRIALSQAIDRAQINETFVLSLGQTGSGAPGERTLYFPGPEYKTLHATLDVKKANEMLDKLGLTKKDSEGYRLRLDGGGRLRLALTTYVGFLPFSQIAEMVAEHWKKIGIRGEVQEMERGAATARMTSNEHQIYFETQWGADNIYGHTPWIFASERGIPLGPLYGDWYSSAGAKGKTPPPRMRELMDKYRKSLSVKDAERVKMAKDVWKIVLDELWMIPVVSNSPASQGVRVIKTNMGNIPERLWNSAVSDNPHIAHTETWYFKS